DNA from Alphaproteobacteria bacterium SS10:
TTCCGGATCATCGCCAAGCTCTATGCCCAGCTCATTGACCAACTCTAACTTCCCGTCGGCCTTGATCTGCGCATAAAGGGCGAGTTCGGTGTAGGAGGGGCCGCGCTCGCATAACGAGCCGCCGGAATTGTTACAGACACCACCAATGATTGAGGCGCCAATGCTTGAGGAGCCAATTACAGAATGGGGCTGCCGCTCGAACGGTCGTAACATCTTCTCAAGTGAAAATAGGGTCGCACCCGGGAAGCTGATGATCTGCTTGCCGTTATCGAGCAGCTGGATCTGGTTCATCCGATTGGTGCTGAGGATCACCACATCGCGGTCATAGGTGTCCTTGGGCGTGGACCCTTCGGTCAGGCCGGTATTGGCCGCCTGCATGATAATGATCACATCAGCCGCGACGCAGGCTTGCAGAACCCGCCATTGCTCAACCAGCGTGCCGGGGCGCACCACGGCGAGGGCTTCCCCTTCACCAGAGCGATAGCCCTTACAAAACCGCTTCATCGACTTCTGATCGGTGATCACATGGCGTTTGCCAACAATCGCGGTTAGCTCGGCGACCAATCCGTTCTCTTGCATATCCCTCAAACCAGTCTCTCTGTCCGGCAGCTATCACCGGTTGTTTTGATTAGAGATACAGCAGGGAGGGGGGGGCTTGAAATGATCTATCGCAACCTGCGGCCAGTTGGCTTGATTGATCGCTGCTTGCGCCCGGGGCAATTGCTTTGTATGGCCCCTGGCCATGACTGATGCCCCCGCCAATTCATCCACCAATATTGCGACCTTTTCCCGCCAGCACTGGCAGGTAAGTGTGTTTGTCGTGCTGGCATTGATGTTTGGCCTGACTTATCTGGCCGTCTTGCCGCCGCTGAACACGCCAGATGGCCGGGCCCATGCGTTGCGGATAGCGCAGCTAGCCTCTGGTCAGTTCTTACCGGATCGCCTTGATGACGGGCGTTATGGCGGTGAGTTGAGCGAGCGGTTCGTGGCCTATGCCGATGCCAGGGTTACAGGGCAGCCCGAACCGGATTGGCGTTCAATTCCGCCAGATGCCGTGCGGCAGGTCGATTTCTCCAACGCCGCTGCCTTTACACCGCTTGCCCATTTGCCCCAGGCCGCAGGCATGGCGCTGGCCAGCCTGTTTAGTGAGGCACCAGAGGTGCTGGTTATGGGGGCGAGGTTTGGCAACCTGCTGGTCTTCACTTTGTTGGGGGCTTTGGCGGTCTATTTGATGCCGTTTGGGCGGGTCACCCTGGCGCTGGTGCTGTTGCTGCCATTCTCGTTCAGTCAGGCGGCGACGGTTAGTGCCGATGCCCTCAACCTTGCCATGCCGATGGTTTTCCTGGCGTTGATAATGCGCTGGACCGGACTGCCGGCACTCTCAATGCAGCGATATCTGATGCTCGCTGGCTTTGCCGTGGCGCTTGGCCTGTTGAAGCAGACGACGCCTGCCTTTGCGCTGGCCCTAATCTGCCTCTACCGCCCCTTAGGTGGCGGGCCTAAGGCTCTGGTGATGATTGGCTTGCCGGTTCTAGGTGGGCTGACTGTCGCGCTGATGTGGAGTGCGGCCTACCCCTTCTTACCGGGTGAGTACTTCAATCGTGGTGCTGATCCCGCCGCCCAGCTCGCGACAGTTCTGGCGCAGCCCACCCATCTCTTTGCCGTGGTGGCCGACACCATCATGGATCGCTTTTGGATCTACTGGCACAGCGCGATGGGCCT
Protein-coding regions in this window:
- a CDS encoding DUF2142 domain-containing protein is translated as MTDAPANSSTNIATFSRQHWQVSVFVVLALMFGLTYLAVLPPLNTPDGRAHALRIAQLASGQFLPDRLDDGRYGGELSERFVAYADARVTGQPEPDWRSIPPDAVRQVDFSNAAAFTPLAHLPQAAGMALASLFSEAPEVLVMGARFGNLLVFTLLGALAVYLMPFGRVTLALVLLLPFSFSQAATVSADALNLAMPMVFLALIMRWTGLPALSMQRYLMLAGFAVALGLLKQTTPAFALALICLYRPLGGGPKALVMIGLPVLGGLTVALMWSAAYPFLPGEYFNRGADPAAQLATVLAQPTHLFAVVADTIMDRFWIYWHSAMGLFPPVPGGDVLNWVPFGLALLVLVNLLVVALVDGPVRPGPRRGAALITIGALICGGIIAAFWLAFTAPGETIIRGVQGRYLTPAYGVIALGLTLLFTRRGWFPVLRYLLAAECLLAYAATLWIASGFYGS